The nucleotide sequence CGATGTGTTACTCGACGCACCGGGGGCCGGCCGTCCTACTCGACGCTCCGCCGTATCTCGATGACCTTGCCCAGCAGCGAAAAGGGCGCGCCGTCCTCCCGGGGGATGATCGGATCGAAGGCCTCGTTCTCCGGATGCAACTCGACGCGGCCGTCCCGCTCCCGGTACCGCTTGACCGTCGCCTCGTCGCCCACCAGGGCCACCACGATGTCCCCCGGACTGGCCGTCGGCTGCCGGCGCACGATCACCATGTCCCCCGGCAGGATGCCGGCATGAAGCATGCTCTCCCCCTCCACGGTCAGGGCGAAGAGTTCATCGTCGTCGAAACGCGTCTGCACCATGATGTATTCCGGCGGATCCTCCATGGCCTCGGTCAGCTCACCCGCCTGTACGCGCCCCAGCATGGCGATCAACTGGGTGGGGCTGGCCTTGCCGAACTCCGGCAGCCGGTAACCCCGGGATCGGCCGTCCACCTTGGCGAGTTTCCCCTCGAACACCAGCTTCTCCAGGTGCTGGCGGGCGGACTGGACCGCACGGAACCCGAAGGCGCGCTGCACGTCCCGGGTCGTGGGCGGGGTCCCGCTCAAGATACGCTCCCGCACGAAATCGTAGATCTTCTCCCTGGTCTTTCCAGGCGATGTGTAGGCCATGATGATCTCCTCGCGGTCCGGGGATGAGGGAAACGGAGCGGCGCGTCACTATGGGCCAGCGCGATGGGCTGACGAATTGGGCCAGCACAACGGGGTGGCGCGCCAAAACGCACCGAATCGCGCCAAAACGAGCGCCTGAAAATCCATAAAACAGACATTTGTCTGTTATGTCAAGCGGTTTTTAGGAAATTGGGGGGTTAGAACAGGTGAGCGCCATTCGTGGAGTGGGAGATTACAAAGTGTGGCGAGAGCGGCTTATGGAATGGCAATCATGCGTTAATGGGCTATTTCAAGGTAAGCCGATTTCGCTGTGGGCTCGGGTATGGGATACCCTTCTTCTTTCATCCCGTCGAGATGAAACTCGATCGCTTCCTTCATGTTCGATTCTACTTCAGACCGTGTAGTACCAGTTGATACGCAACCTGTAAGGTCAGG is from Gemmatimonadota bacterium and encodes:
- the lexA gene encoding repressor LexA, producing the protein MAYTSPGKTREKIYDFVRERILSGTPPTTRDVQRAFGFRAVQSARQHLEKLVFEGKLAKVDGRSRGYRLPEFGKASPTQLIAMLGRVQAGELTEAMEDPPEYIMVQTRFDDDELFALTVEGESMLHAGILPGDMVIVRRQPTASPGDIVVALVGDEATVKRYRERDGRVELHPENEAFDPIIPREDGAPFSLLGKVIEIRRSVE
- a CDS encoding type II toxin-antitoxin system HicB family antitoxin, with product MSRYLIVIEKTGTGFSAYSPDLTGCVSTGTTRSEVESNMKEAIEFHLDGMKEEGYPIPEPTAKSAYLEIAH